Proteins from a single region of Mucilaginibacter daejeonensis:
- a CDS encoding RNA polymerase sigma factor, translated as MEAGHEHIILLKQGDVQAFGQVYDRYSAPLLAKILSMVKDDGAAEELLQDVFLKVWNNREKIDLERSFRSWLYAIAVNVVYDHYRKLSRDARMQQEMIGHFADIYNSDVNDDQIFEKRRQLLNEALEKLPPQRLAIFKLCRLQGKSYQEAAQELGISASTVSNQLVQATRSVKEYIFNSKTLTLLLISWVLNR; from the coding sequence TTGGAAGCCGGGCATGAACACATTATTTTATTAAAGCAGGGAGACGTCCAGGCCTTTGGGCAGGTATATGACCGGTACAGTGCACCACTTTTGGCCAAGATCTTAAGCATGGTAAAAGATGATGGTGCCGCCGAGGAACTATTGCAAGATGTCTTCTTGAAAGTTTGGAATAACCGTGAAAAGATCGACCTGGAGCGCTCGTTCCGGTCGTGGTTATATGCGATAGCAGTGAATGTGGTATATGACCATTACCGCAAGTTGTCGCGTGATGCCCGTATGCAGCAAGAGATGATTGGTCATTTCGCAGATATATATAATTCTGATGTTAATGATGATCAAATTTTTGAAAAAAGGCGTCAATTACTGAACGAAGCGCTCGAAAAACTGCCACCTCAGCGGCTCGCTATATTCAAATTATGTCGTTTGCAAGGAAAAAGTTACCAGGAAGCTGCTCAAGAGCTTGGTATAAGTGCATCAACGGTCAGTAATCAGTTGGTTCAGGCCACCCGGTCTGTCAAAGAATATATCTTTAATTCAAAAACGCTAACATTATTGCTCATTTCTTGGGTATTGAATCGCTGA
- a CDS encoding PAS domain-containing protein, whose translation MVRYTHINNFLESSLFFYTIAIGMDSRYSYVSPNYDRNFSFGKGSLLGQHFSVTLHPEDIRLCEEAGPKCFADPASLFPVTLRKHDGKGGYVITQWEMQGMLDDDGLPQGIFCVGYNITEFVDTQTKLDEASSQLDEISFIQSHGVRRPLANIMGITQILSGVQDASEIPMLTQMLTQSADELDNIIHQISNKAS comes from the coding sequence ATGGTAAGATATACCCATATCAATAATTTTTTAGAGTCTTCTTTATTCTTTTATACTATCGCCATCGGGATGGACAGCCGGTATAGCTATGTGAGCCCTAACTACGACCGTAATTTTAGTTTCGGTAAAGGCAGCCTGCTCGGTCAGCATTTTTCGGTGACCTTACACCCCGAAGATATACGCCTTTGCGAAGAGGCTGGGCCCAAATGCTTTGCAGATCCCGCCAGCTTGTTCCCTGTAACATTACGTAAGCACGATGGTAAAGGTGGTTATGTGATCACTCAATGGGAAATGCAGGGTATGTTAGATGATGACGGATTACCGCAGGGTATCTTTTGCGTGGGGTATAACATCACCGAATTCGTTGACACGCAGACCAAGCTTGATGAGGCTTCTTCACAGTTAGATGAGATCAGCTTTATTCAATCACATGGCGTGCGCCGTCCTCTGGCCAACATCATGGGCATCACCCAGATCCTAAGTGGGGTACAGGACGCTTCGGAGATACCCATGCTCACCCAGATGCTTACTCAAAGCGCCGACGAGTTAGATAACATCATCCATCAAATATCCAACAAGGCAAGCTGA
- a CDS encoding FecR family protein, whose translation MNKNEQIADIYQKFLNNVATRQELDELFRFLEKGGESELKQLLAEALRNTNVGDQRIPDQALLQNVRSRIMQHAGRDATPVITMRSRSRAVWYYAASVLVMISVAGALFLNKHANKPHTTDLKPGGNFAMLSIGGTDTVDLNMAKPGKIIQRSAGVNIAKTANGVITYTAYGTDTAALARINTLITPCGGQYHVRLSDGTEVVVNACSKLEFPVGFTGNQRVVKLTGEAYFKVAKNKEKPFIVATGGQKVQVLGTQFNISDQPEDGGPVTTLTEGSVKVTSHNATAMLKPGQQSHATATGITVNDVDADLYSAWKDGDFVFENVPLDVIMYKLSRWYNFEIDHSKLPQKNLYMRISRQVNLSEVLSMITTTSGVKFKIDERRVTVM comes from the coding sequence ATGAATAAGAACGAACAAATAGCTGACATTTATCAGAAGTTCCTGAACAATGTGGCCACCCGGCAAGAGCTTGACGAACTCTTTCGCTTCCTGGAAAAGGGCGGCGAAAGTGAGCTTAAGCAGTTACTTGCAGAGGCTTTAAGGAACACCAATGTTGGTGATCAGAGGATACCTGATCAGGCGTTGCTCCAAAACGTTCGCAGCCGCATCATGCAGCATGCCGGGCGGGATGCAACTCCTGTTATAACGATGAGATCCCGTTCGCGTGCGGTTTGGTACTACGCAGCAAGTGTGTTAGTGATGATCAGCGTTGCCGGAGCCTTGTTCCTGAACAAGCACGCTAATAAGCCTCACACCACCGACCTTAAGCCGGGCGGCAATTTTGCCATGCTTTCTATAGGTGGTACTGATACGGTAGACCTCAACATGGCCAAGCCTGGCAAAATTATCCAGCGGTCGGCGGGGGTGAATATAGCTAAAACAGCCAATGGCGTGATCACCTACACCGCCTACGGAACCGATACCGCAGCACTGGCGCGGATCAACACGCTCATCACGCCTTGCGGCGGGCAATATCATGTACGCCTGAGCGATGGTACCGAGGTGGTAGTTAATGCTTGCTCTAAACTGGAATTCCCGGTAGGTTTCACGGGCAACCAACGCGTGGTGAAACTGACCGGCGAGGCGTACTTTAAGGTAGCAAAGAATAAAGAAAAGCCTTTCATCGTAGCAACAGGTGGTCAAAAGGTGCAGGTATTAGGCACCCAGTTCAACATCAGCGATCAGCCTGAGGATGGCGGTCCGGTAACCACACTTACCGAGGGTAGCGTGAAGGTGACTAGTCATAATGCCACGGCCATGTTGAAGCCAGGCCAACAGAGCCATGCAACAGCAACAGGCATCACGGTCAACGACGTGGATGCGGATCTGTATAGCGCCTGGAAGGACGGCGACTTCGTTTTCGAGAACGTGCCGTTGGATGTTATCATGTACAAACTATCGAGGTGGTATAACTTCGAGATCGATCATAGCAAGCTTCCACAAAAGAACCTGTACATGCGGATCAGCAGGCAGGTCAACCTGTCAGAGGTTCTTAGCATGATCACCACCACCAGCGGTGTCAAATTCAAGATCGACGAAAGGAGGGTAACGGTCATGTAA